One window of the Oncorhynchus mykiss isolate Arlee chromosome 5, USDA_OmykA_1.1, whole genome shotgun sequence genome contains the following:
- the depdc1b gene encoding DEP domain-containing protein 1B, producing the protein MEGKMIGPGPYRATKLWNETIKLFRGGMPLKRHWAYFRSYDNSFTGSEAVDWLHELLKRNHNFGPEVTRYQTLQLLRKFMKNHVVEDVKGRYGKEDFEDSGQVYRFPPTSPLKPLPQRTPVSENCDLPRLIRWDDYEELPQPEKIPMKSLILNSETWNKRHSIAIGEVHECKIIRRSDITPKQVDQIWKKMTIAHLQRVLGLKTMDGVLDPKHVNAKHIIHNVFSVNKTGIVIVKNKAEDMPYWVLSAMKCLANWPNGRETKQPMYPGFERDVLRTVAEYFQRLKEPLLTFQLYEVFVNILSLLQQKEVAAEALQVCSLLLPPANRRRLQLLLRLMARVCQNPALPPLNDAIATRTLMVQTFSRCILGSAEEVDLDELLATKLVTFMMEHHDSVLRVPSNLHRHVDDHLSHLRRVQIKYAGADTDASLVSPSYCRKISRAEFEEQRVSSSQGPMQELLEGLIADTELSAKDKRKRLKQFQKSYPEIYRRRFPTAESKAAVLPEKAPRLKPQLMLLTLKKPFQPFQRSWSFRT; encoded by the exons TGGAATGAAACTATCAAGCTCTTCCGTGGAGGCATGCCTCTGAAAAGACACTGGGCATACTTCCGTAGCTATGACAACAGCTTCACTGGATCTGAGGCCGTTGATTGGCTACATGAGCTGCTAAAGCGAAATCATAACTTTGGGCCAGAGGTGACCCGGTACCAGACCCTGCAACTGCTCAGGAAATTCATGAAGAACCACGTCGTTGAGGATGTCAAGGGCCGCTATGGTAAAGAAGACTTTGAGGACAGTGGTCAAGTCTACAG GTTCCCTCCTACGTCCCCCCTGAAGCCCCTGCCCCAGCGGACCCCAGTGTCAGAGAACTGCGACCTGCCCCGCCTCATCCGCTGGGACGACTACGAGGAACTGCCGCAGCCAGAGAAGATCCCCATGAAGTCTCTGATCCTG AACTCAGAGACGTGGAACAAGAGACACAGCATAGCCATTGGAGAGGTGCACGAGTGCAAAATCATACGTAGGAGTGACATCACCCCCAAGCAAGTCGACCAAATCTGGAAGAAAATGACAATCGCACA TTTGCAGAGAGTGCTGGGTCTGAAGACAATGGATGGAGTGTTGGATCCCAAACACGTGAATGCAAAGCATATAATTCACAACGTATTCAGTGTCAATAAAACAGGAATAGTTATTGTGAAGAACAAAGCGG AGGACATGCCCTATTGGGTTCTATCAGCAATGAAGTGCCTAGCCAACT GGCCCAACGGTAGGGAGACCAAGCAGCCCATGTACCCAGGCTTTGAGCGTGATGTGCTCCGTACGGTGGCTGAGTACTTCCAGAGACTCAAAGAGCCCCTATTGACCTTCCAGCTCTATGAAGTCTTTGTCAACATTCTCA GTCTGCTGCAGCAGAAAGAGGTGGCAGCAGAGGCCCTCCAGGTGTGCAGCCTCCTCCTGCCACCGGCCAACCGCCGCAGACTCCAGCTGCTCCTCCGCCTCATGGCCAGGGTCTGCCAGAACCCCGCCCTTCCACCGCTTAACGATGCCATAGCAACACGCACCCTG ATGGTGCAGACATTCTCGCGCTGCATCCTGGGCTCTGCAGAGGAGGTGGACCTGGACGAGCTTCTGGCCACCAAGCTGGTCACCTTCATGATGGAGCACCACGACAGTGTCCTCAGGGTGCCCTCTAACCTGCACAGACATGTGGATGATCACCTCTCCCACCTCAGGAGGGTACAG ATAAAGTATGCCGGTGCCGATACAGACGCCTCCCTGGTGTCTCCGTCGTACTGCAGGAAGATTAGCAGGGCAGAGTTTGAGGAGCAGAGAGTCTCCAGCTCCCAGGGGCCCATGCAGGAGCTGCTGGAGGGCCTCATCGCCGACACTGAGCTCTCAGCCAAGGACAAGAGGAAGAGACTCAAGCAG TTCCAGAAGTCCTATCCGGAGATCTACCGCAGGCGGTTCCCCACAGCGGAGAGCAAGGCTGCCGTCTTACCAGAGAAAGCACCACGGCTCAAACCCCAGCTCATGCTCCTAACCCTAAAGAAACCATTCCAGCCTTTCCAAAGGAGTTGGAGCTTTAGGACCTAA